In Pseudomonas sp. PDM14, a genomic segment contains:
- the trxC gene encoding thioredoxin TrxC, with protein MSEPLLIPCAHCSGLNRIPGERLGDAPRCGRCKNPVLSDTPFELSQANFAAQRKGDLPLLVDVWASWCGPCRSFAPTFEQAARHLHGRCRLGKLDSEAHPQLSGQLGIRSIPSLILFKGGEEVARQSGALPLPQLLGWLRSQGIAA; from the coding sequence ATGAGCGAACCCCTGCTGATTCCCTGCGCCCACTGCAGCGGCCTCAACCGCATTCCCGGTGAGCGCCTGGGCGACGCGCCGCGTTGCGGACGCTGCAAGAACCCGGTCCTGAGCGACACGCCATTCGAGCTGAGCCAGGCCAATTTCGCCGCCCAGCGCAAGGGCGACCTGCCACTGCTGGTGGACGTCTGGGCCAGCTGGTGCGGGCCGTGCCGCAGCTTCGCACCGACCTTCGAGCAGGCCGCGCGACACCTGCACGGGCGCTGCCGCCTGGGCAAGCTGGACAGCGAGGCTCACCCACAACTGTCCGGGCAACTGGGCATCCGCTCGATCCCCAGCCTGATCCTGTTCAAGGGTGGCGAGGAAGTCGCCCGCCAGAGTGGCGCCCTGCCCCTGCCACAGTTGCTCGGCTGGCTGCGCAGCCAGGGCATCGCCGCCTGA
- a CDS encoding universal stress protein: MIRHILIAHDLRSTADLALRRAAQLARQHHARLTMLHVLDPRLSQAEQDKAQQRLDESLTRYAPAGSELRLCQGKPADAVLDQVQQLGADLLVLGAQHQRHELFSGTSLDRIARRCSVPLLLVAQDEDQPYRSAVSALDFSLCSCTALGRAARLLPEEASIHALHVFEPVKNFGPASEQLVTQRALIDQLVQDETLNLPSNGPQLSHDIQPGTLPRTLQECLTQRQPQLLVLGSHGRSALSQALLGSLAQHFLHKAPCDIFVVR; the protein is encoded by the coding sequence ATGATCAGACACATCCTTATTGCCCACGATCTACGCAGCACTGCCGACCTCGCCCTGCGCCGCGCCGCGCAACTGGCGCGCCAGCACCATGCCCGCCTGACCATGCTGCACGTACTCGACCCGCGCCTGAGTCAGGCCGAACAGGACAAAGCCCAGCAGCGCCTCGACGAGAGCCTGACGCGCTACGCCCCTGCCGGCAGCGAGTTGCGCCTGTGCCAGGGCAAGCCGGCCGATGCGGTGCTCGACCAGGTACAGCAACTGGGTGCCGACCTGCTGGTGCTCGGTGCCCAGCACCAGCGCCACGAACTGTTCTCCGGCACCAGCCTCGACCGCATCGCCCGCCGCTGTAGCGTCCCCCTGCTGCTCGTGGCGCAGGATGAGGACCAGCCCTACCGCAGCGCCGTGTCGGCCCTGGACTTCTCGCTCTGCTCCTGCACCGCCCTCGGCCGCGCCGCACGCCTGCTGCCGGAAGAGGCCTCCATCCATGCTTTGCACGTGTTCGAGCCGGTGAAGAACTTCGGTCCGGCCAGCGAGCAACTGGTCACTCAACGCGCGCTGATCGACCAGCTGGTGCAGGACGAAACCCTCAACCTGCCCAGCAACGGTCCGCAGCTCAGCCATGACATCCAGCCCGGCACCCTGCCCCGCACCCTGCAGGAATGCCTGACCCAGCGTCAGCCACAACTGCTGGTGCTCGGCAGCCACGGCCGCAGCGCACTGTCCCAGGCCCTGCTCGGCAGCCTGGCGCAACACTTCCTGCACAAGGCGCCGTGCGACATCTTCGTCGTGCGCTGA
- a CDS encoding YiiD C-terminal domain-containing protein codes for MPLPLELARMFTEEKITFVRRMGLRADVLEPGLVRLHIPLAGNENHIGSAYAGALFTLAEIPGGALFLTSFDAQRFYPIIKEMTLRFRRPATSDISVEARLSAAEIERIQSEAEREGKAEYLLELQLRDTSGEVVAESRGLYQLRKH; via the coding sequence ATGCCTTTGCCCCTCGAACTGGCCCGAATGTTCACCGAAGAAAAGATCACCTTCGTCCGCCGCATGGGCCTGCGCGCCGACGTGCTCGAACCCGGCCTGGTGCGCCTGCACATCCCCCTGGCCGGCAATGAGAACCACATCGGCAGCGCATACGCCGGCGCACTCTTCACCCTGGCGGAGATACCCGGCGGCGCTCTGTTCCTCACCAGCTTCGACGCCCAACGCTTCTACCCGATCATCAAGGAAATGACCCTGCGCTTCCGCCGCCCCGCGACCAGCGATATCAGCGTGGAGGCGCGACTGAGTGCCGCAGAGATCGAGCGCATCCAGAGCGAAGCCGAACGCGAGGGCAAGGCCGAGTACCTGCTGGAGCTGCAACTGCGCGATACCAGTGGCGAAGTGGTGGCGGAAAGTAGAGGCCTGTACCAATTACGCAAACACTGA
- a CDS encoding bifunctional O-acetylhomoserine aminocarboxypropyltransferase/cysteine synthase, with product MKLETLAIHAGYSPDPTTKAVAVPIYQTSSFAFDDTQHGADLFDLKVAGNIYSRIMNPTNDVLEQRIAALEGGVGALAVASGMAAITYAIQTVAEAGDNIVSVAKLYGGTYNLLAHTLPRFGIQTRFAAHDDIAALEALIDDRTKAVFCESIGNPAGNIVDLKALADAAHRHGVPLIVDNTVATPILCRPFEHGADIVVHSLTKYIGGHGSSIGGIVVDSGQFPWADHKTRFPLLNTPDPSYHGVTYTDAFGPAAFIGRCRVVPLRNTGAALSPFNAFLILQGLETLALRMERHCENALKVAQYLKGHPQVVWVKYAGLADHPEHDLAVRYTGGKPASILSFGIQGGQAAGARFIDALKLVVRLVNIGDAKSLACHPASTTHRQLNDEELEKAGVPRDMVRLSIGIEHSDDILADLAQALDAARD from the coding sequence ATGAAACTGGAAACCCTGGCCATCCACGCCGGCTACAGCCCCGACCCGACCACCAAGGCCGTGGCGGTGCCGATCTACCAGACCAGCTCCTTTGCCTTCGACGACACCCAGCACGGCGCCGACCTGTTCGACCTGAAGGTCGCCGGCAACATCTACTCGCGCATCATGAACCCCACCAACGACGTACTCGAACAGCGCATCGCCGCACTGGAAGGCGGCGTCGGCGCGCTGGCCGTGGCCTCGGGCATGGCGGCGATCACCTATGCCATCCAGACCGTGGCCGAGGCCGGTGACAACATCGTCTCGGTGGCCAAACTCTACGGCGGCACCTACAACCTGCTGGCCCATACCTTGCCGCGCTTCGGCATCCAGACCCGCTTCGCCGCCCACGACGACATCGCCGCCCTCGAAGCGCTGATCGACGACAGGACCAAGGCGGTGTTCTGCGAATCCATCGGCAACCCGGCCGGCAACATCGTCGACCTCAAGGCCCTGGCCGACGCCGCACACCGCCATGGCGTGCCGCTGATCGTCGACAACACCGTGGCCACGCCGATTCTCTGCCGGCCGTTCGAGCACGGCGCCGACATCGTCGTGCACTCGCTGACCAAGTACATCGGCGGCCACGGCAGCAGCATCGGCGGCATCGTTGTCGACTCGGGGCAGTTCCCCTGGGCGGATCACAAGACCCGCTTCCCGCTGCTCAACACGCCGGACCCGTCCTACCACGGGGTCACCTACACCGACGCCTTCGGCCCGGCCGCGTTCATCGGCCGTTGCCGCGTGGTGCCCCTGCGCAACACCGGCGCGGCGCTGTCGCCGTTCAACGCCTTCCTGATCCTGCAGGGCCTGGAAACCCTGGCCCTGCGCATGGAGCGCCACTGCGAGAACGCGCTCAAGGTGGCGCAGTACCTCAAGGGCCACCCACAGGTGGTCTGGGTGAAATACGCCGGCCTGGCGGACCATCCCGAGCACGACCTGGCGGTGCGCTACACCGGCGGCAAGCCGGCTTCGATCCTCTCGTTCGGCATCCAGGGCGGGCAGGCGGCCGGCGCGCGCTTCATCGACGCGCTCAAGCTGGTGGTACGCCTGGTCAACATCGGCGACGCCAAGTCGCTGGCCTGCCACCCAGCCTCCACCACCCACCGCCAGCTCAACGACGAGGAACTGGAGAAGGCCGGCGTGCCGCGCGACATGGTGCGCCTGTCGATCGGCATCGAGCACAGCGACGACATCCTCGCCGACCTGGCCCAGGCGCTGGACGCTGCCCGCGACTGA
- a CDS encoding ParA family protein yields MRRVVFNQKGGVGKSSIACNLAAVSAEQGYRTLLIDLDAQANSTHYLTGLTGEEIPMGIAEFFKQTLSATSFRKNKVDIYETPFENLHVITATAELADLQPKLEQKHKINKLRKLLEELGEDYERIYLDTPPALNFYTVSALIAADRVLIPFDCDSFSRQALYGLLREIEELKEDHNEDLEVEGIVVNQFQPRATLPQQLLDELVAEGLPVLPVNLMSSVKMRESHQACVPLIFFDRSHKLTQQFVELHDLLEKAD; encoded by the coding sequence ATGCGGCGTGTGGTTTTCAACCAGAAGGGCGGGGTGGGCAAGTCGAGCATTGCCTGCAACCTGGCGGCAGTCAGTGCAGAGCAGGGTTATCGCACCCTGCTGATCGACCTGGATGCCCAGGCCAACTCGACCCACTATCTCACCGGCCTGACCGGCGAAGAGATTCCCATGGGGATCGCCGAGTTCTTCAAGCAGACGCTGTCGGCCACCTCGTTCCGCAAGAACAAGGTGGACATCTACGAGACGCCGTTCGAGAACCTCCACGTGATCACTGCCACTGCCGAGCTGGCCGACCTGCAGCCCAAGCTCGAGCAGAAGCACAAGATCAACAAGCTGCGCAAACTGCTCGAAGAGCTGGGCGAGGACTACGAGCGGATCTACCTGGATACCCCGCCGGCGCTGAACTTCTACACCGTCTCCGCGCTTATCGCCGCCGACCGTGTGCTGATCCCCTTCGACTGCGACAGTTTCTCGCGCCAGGCACTGTACGGGCTGCTGCGCGAGATCGAAGAGCTCAAGGAAGACCATAACGAAGACCTGGAAGTCGAAGGCATCGTGGTCAACCAGTTCCAGCCGCGCGCCACCTTGCCGCAGCAACTGCTCGATGAGCTGGTGGCCGAAGGCCTGCCGGTGCTGCCGGTCAACCTGATGAGTTCGGTGAAGATGCGTGAGTCGCACCAGGCTTGCGTGCCGCTGATCTTCTTCGACCGCAGCCACAAGCTGACCCAGCAATTCGTCGAACTGCACGACCTGCTGGAGAAGGCCGACTGA
- a CDS encoding sulfite exporter TauE/SafE family protein: MKIRDLDFSQSPVNTEHEALGLPPVEDYVSHPDNHPVLRFAMWFAVVVLVGLLGFLAWRLFFGDNGSSGLEIIESTLSSPTFWSAVAVGFFAQMIDGALGMAYGITATTFLLSAGASPAAASASVHIAEVFTTGLSGISHVKLGNVNKSLFLRLLLPGIIGAILGAVLITSFDGAVLKPFISAYLLLMGLYILRKAYRHVKRQREEPKHVAKLALFGGFVDAAGGGGWGPVVTSSLLGSGSDPRTTIGSVNFAEFFLTITSATSFILLAGQPDTWMMVAGLVFGGMFAAPFAALLCKKLSARTLLTIVGCLITLISAYNIYQALA, from the coding sequence ATGAAAATCCGTGACCTCGATTTCAGCCAGAGCCCGGTCAACACCGAGCATGAAGCGCTGGGATTGCCCCCCGTCGAAGACTACGTCTCGCACCCCGACAACCATCCCGTTCTGCGCTTCGCCATGTGGTTCGCCGTGGTGGTGCTGGTCGGCCTGCTCGGTTTCCTCGCCTGGCGCCTGTTCTTCGGTGACAACGGCAGCAGCGGCCTGGAGATCATCGAAAGCACGCTGAGCAGCCCGACCTTCTGGAGCGCCGTGGCCGTCGGTTTCTTCGCCCAGATGATCGACGGCGCCCTGGGCATGGCCTACGGCATCACCGCCACCACCTTCCTGCTCAGCGCCGGCGCCTCACCCGCTGCGGCCAGCGCCAGCGTGCACATCGCCGAAGTGTTCACCACCGGCCTGTCGGGGATTTCTCACGTCAAACTGGGCAACGTCAACAAGTCGCTGTTCCTGCGCCTGCTGCTGCCCGGCATCATCGGCGCGATACTCGGCGCGGTGCTGATCACCAGCTTCGACGGCGCGGTGCTCAAGCCCTTCATTTCCGCGTACCTGCTGCTGATGGGCCTGTACATCCTGCGCAAGGCCTACCGTCATGTGAAACGCCAGCGCGAAGAACCCAAGCACGTGGCCAAGCTCGCCCTGTTCGGCGGTTTCGTCGACGCCGCCGGCGGTGGCGGCTGGGGCCCGGTGGTCACCAGCAGCCTGCTCGGCTCGGGCAGCGACCCGCGCACCACCATCGGCTCGGTCAACTTCGCCGAGTTCTTCCTGACGATCACCAGCGCCACCTCGTTCATTCTTCTCGCCGGCCAGCCGGACACCTGGATGATGGTCGCCGGCCTGGTTTTCGGCGGCATGTTCGCCGCGCCGTTCGCCGCGCTGCTGTGCAAGAAGCTCTCGGCGCGCACCCTGCTGACCATCGTCGGTTGCCTGATCACCCTGATCAGCGCCTACAACATCTACCAGGCACTGGCCTGA